One genomic region from Nymphaea colorata isolate Beijing-Zhang1983 chromosome 10, ASM883128v2, whole genome shotgun sequence encodes:
- the LOC116263373 gene encoding uncharacterized protein LOC116263373, whose amino-acid sequence MSYSKDQLLQRLKELQLNFSTCSHPAVLTVEAQAKHVGHLEGALSKNLLLKDKKHRFYIVSALATTPIDLKVLSQRLGLGKGGLRMAPEEALQEILQVPLGSVTPFALVNESARSVGLLLDQGFKAQKRCFFHPLSNEMTISLAASELDKFLVSIGRSPCYVDLEENPPIGKDQPPDLAAYVPGEAPSLPGQSLKPVNNELPTVGSCMSEGSNSTTNMELKKGTSQSKPEKRKVKPEEQHKGTDNLAFVSDVKKIVDEIITRTSEVVISEVNKESIQLHGEQLGSVVSAGLKKRLGADLENLIMVLKNAAYTQGFHSGLRSQSHLRE is encoded by the exons GAACTTCAACTTAACTTTTCCACTTGCAGTCATCCTGCAGTTCTGACTGTTGAAGCTCAG GCAAAGCATGTTGGGCATTTGGAGGGTGCATTAAGCAAAAACTTACTGTTGAAG GATAAAAAACATCGGTTTTATATTGTATCTGCTTTGGCGACCACTCCTATTGACTTAAAAG TCTTATCTCAGCGTCTTGGATTGGGAAAAGGAGGTTTGCGGATGGCTCCTGAAGAAGCTCTTCAGGAAATACTTCAG GTGCCATTAGGGTCTGTGACACCTTTTGCATTAGTAAATGAATCTGCACG GTCTGTTGGACTTTTGTTGGATCAAGGTTTCAAAGCTCAAAAAAGATGTTTTTTCCATCCTCTTTCAAATGAGATGACTATAT CCCTTGCTGCTTCTGAGCTTGATAAGTTTTTGGTTTCAATCGGAAGAAGTCCATGTTATGTAGACCTGGAG GAAAATCCTCCAATTGGAAAGGATCAACCTCCTGATCTTGCTGCTTATGTTCCTGGTGAGGCACCAAGTCTTCCAGGCCAGTCGCTGAAGCCAGTCAATAATGAACTTCCAACAGTTGGATCCTGTATGTCTGAAGGGAGCAATTCAACAACCAATATGG AGTTGAAAAAGGGGACTTCACAATCTAAGCCTGAAAAGAGGAAAGTGAAACCTGAGGAGCAACACAAAGGCACGGACAATCTAGCATTTGTATCTGATGTCAAGAAAATTGTTGATGAAATCATTACTAGAACTTCAGAAGTGGTCATATCAGAG GTCAATAAGGAGTCAATTCAATTGCATGGTGAACAGCTAGGGTCTGTTGTTTCTGCTGGCTTAAAAAAGCGACTTGGTGCAGATCTAGAGAACCTGATA ATGGTTTTGAAGAATGCAGCTTACACACAAGGATTTCATTCAGGTCTGAGAAGCCAATCACATTTGCGGGAATGA